One Thalassospira marina DNA window includes the following coding sequences:
- the dnaA gene encoding chromosomal replication initiator protein DnaA: MTTWKIVREKLRSEFGATAYRYWLDPVALITVEAGVARLGAPNRAMRDWVSQHYLDRIQAFWHAEDPNVHFVEVVVAAPDSASDSGAGSAARPAVSAGGNHTPSYNEPAKQNPRYTADNYDAPGSRKAPCHPAPVSTGFQTASAAGRGAIGSMSDDGISAALDPRYTFDNFVIGKPNEFAYAAARRLAEAESVPFNPLFLYGGVGLGKTHLMHAIAWHIRRTQPHRTVIYLSAEKFMYRFIRALRDKNTVDFKDQFRSVDVLMVDDVQFISGKDSTQEEFFHTFNALVDQGRQIIVSADKSPSDLEDIEERLRSRLGSGLVADIHATTYELRLGILESKAERQRVELPQRVMEFLAHKITANVRELEGALNRVIAHSQLVGREIGLEMVQDVLHDVLRASERRVTIEEIQKRVAEHFNIKVSDMHSARRARAVARPRQVAMYLSKQLTTHSLPEIGRKFGGRDHTTVMHAVRKVEELHKTDPSLSEDIDLLRRMLES, encoded by the coding sequence ATGACGACCTGGAAGATTGTTCGCGAAAAACTGCGCAGTGAATTTGGCGCAACGGCATATCGTTACTGGCTGGATCCGGTTGCCTTGATTACGGTCGAGGCGGGGGTTGCCCGTCTGGGTGCGCCCAACCGTGCCATGCGTGACTGGGTGTCACAGCATTACCTGGACCGTATCCAGGCCTTTTGGCATGCCGAAGATCCCAATGTTCATTTTGTTGAAGTGGTGGTTGCTGCCCCGGATTCCGCATCCGACTCCGGCGCTGGTTCTGCCGCGCGGCCGGCGGTTTCTGCCGGGGGGAATCATACCCCTTCCTATAATGAACCGGCCAAACAGAACCCGCGTTACACCGCCGATAATTACGATGCACCGGGCAGCCGCAAGGCGCCGTGCCATCCTGCCCCGGTTTCAACCGGGTTTCAGACGGCTTCTGCTGCCGGGCGGGGTGCCATTGGCAGCATGTCTGATGATGGTATCAGTGCGGCACTTGATCCGCGTTACACATTCGATAATTTCGTCATCGGCAAGCCGAACGAATTTGCATATGCCGCTGCCCGCCGTTTGGCCGAGGCCGAGTCTGTCCCGTTTAATCCGCTGTTTTTGTATGGTGGCGTTGGTTTGGGTAAAACCCACCTGATGCACGCCATTGCTTGGCATATCCGCCGGACCCAGCCGCACCGCACGGTGATCTATCTGTCGGCTGAAAAGTTCATGTACCGGTTTATCCGGGCGCTGCGCGATAAAAACACCGTCGATTTCAAAGACCAGTTCCGTTCGGTCGATGTGCTGATGGTCGATGACGTGCAGTTCATTTCCGGCAAGGATTCCACCCAGGAAGAATTCTTCCACACCTTCAATGCGCTGGTGGATCAGGGGCGGCAGATCATTGTTTCGGCGGATAAATCACCGTCTGACCTTGAAGATATCGAAGAACGCCTGCGGTCGCGCCTTGGTTCGGGCCTGGTGGCGGATATCCATGCCACCACCTATGAACTGCGTCTGGGCATTCTCGAATCCAAGGCCGAGCGCCAGCGTGTTGAGCTGCCGCAGCGGGTGATGGAATTTCTGGCCCACAAGATCACGGCGAACGTTCGTGAACTTGAAGGGGCGCTGAACCGTGTGATCGCGCATTCTCAGCTTGTTGGTCGCGAGATTGGCCTGGAAATGGTGCAGGACGTTTTGCACGATGTGCTGCGCGCATCCGAACGCCGTGTGACCATCGAGGAAATTCAGAAACGCGTTGCCGAGCATTTCAACATCAAGGTTTCGGACATGCATTCGGCCCGCCGGGCCCGTGCAGTTGCCCGTCCGCGCCAGGTGGCAATGTATCTGTCCAAGCAGCTGACCACCCATTCACTGCCGGAAATCGGCCGTAAATTTGGCGGGCGTGACCACACCACCGTCATGCATGCGGTGCGCAAGGTGGAAGAACTGCATAAAACCGATCCGTCCCTGTCCGAGGATATCGATCTGCTGCGCCGTATGCTCGAAAGCTGA